A DNA window from Turicibacter sp. TJ11 contains the following coding sequences:
- the metK gene encoding methionine adenosyltransferase codes for MTERRLFTSESVTEGHPDKIADQISDSILDAILAKDPMARVACETSVTTGLVLVFGEITTSSYVDIQKVVRETIREIGYDRAKYGFDADTCAVLTAIDEQSADIAMGVDQALEARTGTMSDEEIEAIGAGDQGLMFGFATNETKEYMPLPISLAHQLSRRLTEVRKNGTLSYLRPDGKTQVTVEYDEAGKPVSIDTVLISTQHSPEVSHEEIEADIKKHVFDVVLPQELITENTRYLVNPTGRFVIGGPHGDAGLTGRKIIVDTYGGYARHGGGAFSGKDATKVDRSAAYAARYVAKNLVAAGYADKIEIQLSYAIGVAQPTSIMVDTFGTGKVSDTKIVEVIRQNFDLRPAGIIQMLDLRRPIYKQTAAYGHFGRTDVDLPWERLDKVEVLKAQL; via the coding sequence ATGACAGAACGTCGTTTATTTACATCAGAATCTGTAACAGAGGGGCATCCAGATAAAATTGCAGATCAAATTTCTGATTCAATTTTAGATGCTATTTTAGCTAAAGATCCTATGGCTCGTGTAGCTTGTGAAACATCTGTTACGACAGGATTAGTTTTAGTATTTGGGGAGATTACTACTTCTTCATATGTTGATATTCAAAAAGTTGTTCGTGAAACGATTCGTGAAATTGGTTATGATCGTGCGAAGTATGGATTTGACGCGGATACTTGCGCAGTATTAACAGCAATCGATGAACAATCAGCTGATATTGCCATGGGAGTTGACCAAGCATTAGAGGCACGTACTGGAACAATGTCAGATGAAGAAATTGAAGCAATCGGAGCTGGTGATCAAGGATTAATGTTTGGGTTTGCTACTAATGAAACAAAAGAATATATGCCATTACCTATTTCATTAGCACACCAATTATCACGTCGTTTAACAGAAGTTCGTAAAAACGGAACATTAAGTTATTTACGTCCAGATGGTAAAACACAAGTGACAGTAGAATATGATGAAGCAGGAAAACCAGTTTCTATTGATACTGTCCTTATTTCGACTCAACATTCACCAGAAGTTAGTCACGAAGAAATTGAAGCTGACATTAAAAAGCATGTGTTTGACGTTGTTTTACCACAAGAGCTTATCACAGAAAATACACGTTATTTAGTAAATCCAACAGGTCGTTTTGTGATTGGTGGACCACATGGAGATGCAGGATTAACAGGACGTAAGATTATTGTTGATACATATGGAGGATACGCCCGACATGGTGGTGGAGCTTTCTCTGGAAAAGATGCAACTAAGGTCGATCGTTCAGCGGCTTATGCCGCACGATATGTGGCTAAAAATTTAGTTGCAGCGGGATATGCTGATAAAATTGAAATTCAATTATCTTATGCTATTGGAGTAGCGCAACCAACTTCGATTATGGTTGATACATTTGGAACTGGAAAAGTATCGGATACTAAAATTGTAGAAGTGATTCGTCAAAACTTTGATTTACGTCCAGCAGGAATTATTCAAATGTTAGATTTACGTCGCCCAATTTATAAACAAACTGCTGCGTATGGACATTTTGGACGTACAGATGTAGACTTACCATGGGAACGTTTAGATAAAGTTGAAGTGTTAAAAGCTCAACTTTAA
- a CDS encoding ISL3 family transposase, protein MSHSYFTRKLLNIKDKHITFEKDYLEEVKMKGVTSFIFKGILSYQPTHCEHCGTLFDSKFKKHGFKTSRIVIPKVSLHDTYLELKKQRYYCGHCQSTFTLKTTIVEKNCYISYHTKHAIALEAQNKISESDIARRHQVSHSTVNRVIHSFYESQTLNLNYLPENLCFDEFKSVKSAQGHMSFIFCDADSKQIIDIIEDRRLSSLQTYFKRYTKEARSRVKHIVIDMYAPYISLIKELFPHAKIVIDKFHLVQHLSRALNKTRIRFMKKFKKHSRKFKRYWRLLLKSHSLLNTTTYHSVHCFKQQMREIDILNFLLDLDPELKATYDLYQDLLFALQTKNLERFNHLLQETPSLISLEFQTAFQTFKTYQSYIQNTMTTSYTNGPIEGINNKIKVIKRIAFGYRSFYHFKSRILMVQNLTKPKVKILAA, encoded by the coding sequence ATGTCCCACTCATATTTTACTAGAAAACTCTTAAACATTAAAGACAAACATATCACATTTGAGAAAGATTATTTAGAAGAAGTTAAGATGAAGGGTGTCACTAGCTTTATTTTTAAGGGCATTCTATCCTATCAACCGACTCATTGCGAGCACTGCGGCACTCTTTTTGATTCTAAATTTAAAAAGCATGGATTCAAAACCTCTCGAATCGTCATTCCAAAAGTTTCACTTCATGATACTTATCTAGAATTAAAGAAGCAACGTTATTACTGTGGGCATTGTCAGTCCACGTTTACCCTAAAAACAACGATCGTTGAAAAGAACTGCTACATCTCTTACCACACGAAACATGCCATTGCTTTAGAGGCTCAAAATAAAATATCTGAGTCTGATATTGCTCGTCGCCATCAAGTCTCTCATTCAACGGTTAATCGTGTCATTCATAGCTTCTATGAATCTCAAACCTTAAATCTTAATTATTTACCTGAAAATCTTTGTTTTGATGAGTTTAAGTCTGTTAAGTCTGCCCAAGGACATATGTCTTTTATCTTTTGTGATGCTGACTCCAAACAAATCATCGACATCATTGAAGATCGCCGTTTAAGCTCCCTTCAGACTTATTTTAAACGCTATACAAAAGAAGCACGTTCTCGTGTAAAACACATTGTGATTGATATGTATGCCCCTTATATCAGTTTAATTAAGGAGCTGTTTCCTCATGCCAAAATTGTGATTGATAAATTTCATCTCGTTCAACATCTCTCTCGAGCACTCAATAAAACCCGTATTCGATTCATGAAAAAGTTTAAAAAACATTCTCGAAAATTTAAACGTTACTGGCGCTTGTTACTTAAATCTCATTCCTTGCTTAACACCACCACTTATCACTCCGTTCACTGTTTCAAACAACAGATGCGTGAAATCGACATCTTAAACTTTTTACTTGATTTAGACCCTGAATTAAAAGCCACCTATGATCTGTATCAAGACCTACTTTTCGCTCTTCAAACCAAAAACTTAGAACGATTCAATCACTTACTTCAAGAAACCCCCTCTCTGATTTCTCTTGAATTCCAAACCGCTTTTCAAACGTTTAAAACGTATCAATCTTATATTCAAAACACAATGACCACCTCATATACGAATGGTCCTATTGAAGGAATTAACAATAAGATTAAAGTCATTAAGCGTATTGCCTTTGGGTACCGTAGTTTCTACCACTTTAAATCACGTATTCTCATGGTTCAAAACCTAACCAAACCAAAAGTAAAAATCCTAGCAGCATAG
- a CDS encoding extracellular solute-binding protein, which produces MKKIIYIIGFILIVIGVYENMNRLSDSKDKVLHIWVSREEYDVLKEVNPIFESLHQAQIKMQIVSSEQVISTLPLYTASLEYPDVITASHTLISELVSKNAISPISEVFETFNILPIVMSGFKVKGEYYGIPYNAQTDILFYDQEVYPEGISSFYDFDEDSEMSLVMDYQNIYHINPFITGFGGYTIGVDNFGDTNFYDIGINKEESVQGLSTMLGLLNKTVIYDDEFDIYQSFINKEANLMIAPASLITSLEQVYPSLGYQAIPNFKDDLLPYTYMKIDTYQVTKLSQNKELAIEYLRFLLTEDVAALRYEKNQSIAPVDYENIISQDAYYGVVKKQLHRSVPLPNQAEFSYLYRPFAEAATHFLVVPNQIQKIMDDTVNQINEELENIMK; this is translated from the coding sequence ATGAAGAAGATAATCTATATCATAGGATTTATCTTAATAGTTATTGGAGTATATGAAAATATGAACAGGCTGTCAGACTCTAAAGATAAAGTCTTACATATTTGGGTAAGTCGCGAAGAATATGACGTATTAAAAGAAGTCAATCCTATCTTCGAATCGTTGCATCAGGCCCAGATAAAGATGCAAATCGTTAGTTCTGAACAAGTTATTTCAACGCTCCCGTTATATACCGCATCTTTAGAATATCCAGATGTGATTACCGCATCTCATACGTTGATTTCAGAATTAGTCTCTAAAAATGCGATTAGTCCTATCAGTGAAGTCTTTGAAACCTTTAATATTTTGCCAATTGTTATGTCAGGGTTTAAAGTAAAGGGAGAATATTATGGAATTCCTTATAATGCTCAAACTGATATTTTATTTTATGATCAAGAGGTTTATCCTGAAGGCATTAGTTCGTTTTATGATTTTGATGAAGATAGCGAGATGTCTTTAGTGATGGATTATCAAAATATTTATCATATTAATCCGTTTATCACTGGTTTTGGTGGATATACAATTGGGGTTGATAATTTTGGTGACACTAATTTTTATGATATTGGAATTAACAAAGAAGAATCTGTACAAGGATTGAGTACAATGCTTGGGCTGCTTAATAAAACAGTGATTTATGATGATGAATTTGATATCTATCAATCGTTTATTAATAAAGAAGCTAATTTAATGATTGCTCCAGCCTCATTAATTACATCACTAGAACAGGTGTATCCTAGCTTAGGATACCAAGCTATTCCTAATTTCAAAGACGATCTTTTGCCGTATACTTATATGAAGATTGATACTTACCAAGTGACAAAATTAAGTCAAAATAAAGAATTAGCGATCGAGTATTTAAGATTTTTATTAACTGAAGATGTAGCAGCTTTGCGTTATGAAAAAAATCAATCGATTGCTCCTGTTGATTATGAAAATATCATTTCACAGGATGCTTACTATGGGGTTGTTAAAAAACAATTACATCGCTCCGTACCGTTACCTAATCAAGCTGAGTTTAGTTATTTATATCGACCATTTGCTGAAGCTGCCACGCATTTTTTAGTTGTTCCAAACCAAATTCAAAAGATTATGGACGATACGGTGAATCAAATTAATGAAGAATTAGAAAATATAATGAAATAA
- a CDS encoding GntR family transcriptional regulator, whose amino-acid sequence MAQPVYLRVKQLIEEEIKHLVSNAMIQSERDLAEKYNVSRMTARKAIEELIKEGKLYRKDKVGTFVADGKLHEPVAELVGFTSEIISKGMRPHTKVVNYEIIQADERLAKHLEIKVNDRVHSLLRLRMADNRPMTLEHTYIPLSVVKELPESVIHRSIYAFLDGELNVKIASGSQMVSAIKADEQISELLEVPLHDPLIYLELTSVLMNGQVLEFVETYANPQNYKVMIHSRRKW is encoded by the coding sequence ATGGCACAACCGGTTTACTTAAGGGTAAAACAATTAATTGAGGAAGAAATTAAACACTTAGTTTCAAATGCAATGATTCAATCTGAGCGTGATTTAGCTGAAAAATATAATGTTTCAAGAATGACAGCTCGAAAAGCCATTGAAGAACTGATTAAAGAGGGAAAATTGTATCGTAAAGATAAGGTCGGAACGTTTGTTGCAGATGGAAAGTTACATGAACCTGTTGCTGAGTTAGTAGGATTTACGTCTGAAATCATTAGTAAAGGAATGAGACCCCATACTAAGGTAGTTAATTATGAAATTATTCAAGCAGATGAACGATTAGCCAAGCACTTAGAAATTAAAGTGAATGATCGTGTTCATAGTTTATTGCGTTTACGTATGGCAGATAATCGCCCAATGACGCTTGAACATACTTACATTCCGCTTTCTGTTGTCAAAGAATTACCTGAGTCAGTTATTCATCGTTCTATTTATGCATTTTTAGATGGTGAACTAAATGTTAAAATCGCATCAGGTTCACAGATGGTATCTGCGATTAAGGCAGATGAACAGATTTCAGAATTACTGGAAGTTCCGCTTCATGATCCGTTGATTTATCTTGAATTAACGTCAGTTTTAATGAATGGACAAGTTTTAGAATTTGTTGAGACCTATGCAAATCCTCAAAACTATAAAGTCATGATTCATTCTAGGCGTAAGTGGTAA
- a CDS encoding hemolysin family protein: MDPSMYYIILTVMIILSAFFSASETAFSSVNLIRLRQYAEDDRPGAKKALSVAERFDEVLLAILIGNNIVNLASASLATVVATEVLHLGASSAPIATAVMTVLIIIFGEILPKSYAKENSESLALSIGSIYYYMIIIMKPLIKIFMILKESVAKLYRKKEDEPSVTEDELNVIIDTMEEEGVLQQDEVEMLQSVLDLSETFVKDIMTPRVDVVAVDVHDSTEQIKNVFLEEKYSRIPVYDESRDNIVGILYERDLFSAIIEKGSAKEIIISEVMREPMYVSYTMRVSDLLTRLQLEKQHLAIVADEYGGTAGLVTMEDVLEELVGEIYDEHDEEEQFFTKKSDTLYEVKADIELDELFDVMNLDLDIPEDAYSLGSWMYSKIEDIPTIGDMYQYHNLIFTIIEVEDRRIKRVKIEIADLEESEAE, encoded by the coding sequence TTGGACCCGTCCATGTATTACATAATACTTACTGTCATGATTATTTTATCGGCATTCTTCAGTGCGTCAGAAACGGCGTTTTCAAGTGTGAATTTAATTCGCTTGCGTCAATACGCAGAAGATGATCGACCAGGTGCAAAAAAAGCACTAAGTGTTGCTGAGCGATTTGATGAAGTTTTATTAGCCATTTTAATTGGGAATAATATTGTTAATTTAGCTTCAGCTTCACTTGCAACGGTAGTCGCAACAGAGGTCTTACATTTAGGAGCGTCTAGTGCACCCATTGCAACAGCTGTAATGACAGTTTTAATTATTATCTTTGGTGAAATCTTACCTAAGTCATATGCAAAAGAAAATTCTGAATCACTAGCCTTATCTATCGGTTCGATTTATTATTATATGATTATTATTATGAAGCCATTAATTAAAATCTTTATGATTTTAAAAGAATCAGTGGCCAAATTATATCGTAAAAAAGAAGATGAACCATCGGTAACTGAAGATGAACTGAACGTAATCATTGATACAATGGAAGAAGAGGGGGTCTTACAGCAAGATGAAGTTGAGATGCTTCAAAGTGTTCTTGATTTAAGTGAAACGTTTGTTAAGGACATTATGACACCTCGAGTTGATGTTGTTGCTGTAGATGTTCACGATTCTACTGAACAAATAAAAAACGTCTTTTTAGAAGAGAAGTATTCAAGAATCCCTGTTTATGATGAATCACGAGATAATATTGTAGGGATTTTATACGAACGAGATTTATTTTCTGCCATCATCGAAAAAGGATCAGCTAAAGAAATTATTATTTCTGAAGTTATGCGAGAACCAATGTATGTCTCATATACGATGCGTGTGTCTGATTTACTAACCCGTTTACAACTTGAAAAGCAACACTTAGCTATTGTTGCTGATGAGTATGGTGGAACAGCTGGTCTTGTCACAATGGAAGATGTGCTTGAAGAACTTGTTGGTGAAATTTACGATGAGCACGATGAAGAAGAGCAATTTTTTACAAAAAAAAGTGATACACTATATGAAGTTAAAGCTGACATTGAATTAGATGAGTTATTTGATGTCATGAATCTTGATTTAGATATTCCAGAAGATGCTTACTCATTAGGAAGTTGGATGTATTCAAAAATTGAAGATATTCCAACAATAGGTGATATGTATCAATACCATAATCTCATTTTTACGATTATTGAAGTTGAGGATCGACGCATTAAACGTGTTAAAATTGAGATTGCTGATTTAGAAGAATCAGAAGCTGAATAG
- a CDS encoding DNA recombination protein RmuC: MIGIYLLLIVLIILVILVLIKETPNRETRQYSLLEQQVKHVIDEQQRMEKRLQQSNFQMLDTVSQNNERVLERYSQFERTIRQQLHQHSTLVTEELQRDFEKLNGRIEVNLMRINDKVNERLDQSFSKTNETFQNILVRLAKIDEAQKKIENLSTDIVSLQTLLTDKKSRGTYGEVQLYQILASVFGEKNDRLYQTQYKLSNATMVDAILFAPEPLGNLPIDSKFPLENYQRMMDKTLMEVERQIATKQFKQDVKKHIDDIASKYITPKETSDQAILFLPAEAIFAEINAYHVDLIEYAQHRRVWLVSPTTLMSTLTTIQVILNNLERDRHALVIQQELNKLGEEFRRYKDRWDKLSRHIDSVSKDVKEIHITTEKIGTRFDAISNVELDFKE, translated from the coding sequence ATGATAGGTATATATTTATTATTGATTGTATTAATTATTTTAGTCATATTAGTACTAATTAAAGAAACGCCAAATAGAGAAACACGTCAGTATTCATTGCTTGAACAACAAGTCAAACACGTGATTGATGAGCAACAGCGAATGGAAAAAAGATTACAACAGTCCAACTTTCAAATGTTAGATACGGTCAGTCAAAATAATGAGCGTGTTTTAGAGCGCTACAGTCAGTTTGAGCGAACGATTCGTCAGCAACTTCATCAACATAGTACATTAGTGACAGAGGAGTTACAACGTGATTTTGAGAAGTTAAATGGACGAATCGAAGTTAACTTAATGCGAATTAATGATAAAGTGAATGAACGTTTAGATCAGTCATTCAGTAAGACAAATGAAACATTTCAAAATATTTTAGTTCGTTTAGCTAAAATTGATGAGGCACAAAAAAAGATTGAAAATTTATCAACCGATATTGTTTCGTTGCAGACTTTATTAACAGATAAAAAAAGTCGTGGAACCTATGGAGAAGTTCAGTTATATCAAATCTTAGCATCCGTGTTCGGAGAAAAAAATGATCGCTTATATCAAACGCAGTATAAGCTTTCTAATGCGACAATGGTAGATGCCATTTTATTCGCACCAGAACCGCTTGGAAATTTACCGATCGATTCAAAATTCCCGTTAGAAAATTATCAACGAATGATGGATAAAACATTAATGGAAGTGGAACGACAGATTGCAACTAAACAGTTTAAACAAGATGTCAAGAAACATATTGATGACATTGCCAGTAAGTACATTACACCAAAGGAAACATCCGATCAAGCGATTTTGTTTTTACCCGCTGAGGCAATCTTTGCAGAGATTAATGCGTATCATGTGGATTTAATTGAATATGCTCAGCATAGAAGAGTTTGGCTAGTTTCACCGACAACGTTGATGTCTACTTTAACAACGATTCAAGTGATTTTAAATAACTTAGAACGAGATCGACATGCTTTAGTGATTCAACAAGAATTAAATAAACTCGGAGAAGAGTTTAGACGATATAAAGATCGCTGGGATAAGCTAAGTCGACATATAGACAGTGTTTCAAAAGATGTCAAAGAGATCCATATTACAACTGAGAAAATTGGAACAAGATTTGATGCTATCTCAAATGTCGAACTAGATTTCAAAGAATAA
- a CDS encoding alpha-glucosidase has product MEKKWWHRSVVYQIYPRSFKDTSGNGIGDLRGVIEKLDYLKELGIDVIWLSPVYQSPMDDNGYDISNYQGIAPEFGTMADMDELIEQANQRGIRILMDLVVNHTSDEHPWFLEAKKSKNNPYRDYYIWRDASEDDGVPNELNSTFSGTAWQYDETTQQYYLHLFSKKQPDLNWGNQKLREEIYQMMNFWLEKGIGGFRMDVIDLIGKEIDQLITGNGPQLHPYLQEMNQASFGNYDVLTVGETWGATPEIAKLYSDPSRHELSMVFQFEHVSIDWHPQEGKWRPTTFDFIKFKEIMSKWQTSLKGEGWNSLFWNNHDLPRIVSRWGNDQQYRVQTAKMFASVLHLMQGTPYIFQGEEIGMTNVQFESLEEYNDIEIHQFYHDNLKKGYTHEQMMEAIWKNGRDNARTPMQWDESKNAGFTTGMPWLKVNPNYKTINVQNALKDKQSIFYHYKSLIELRKNSQYSETIIYGDYQLLLPEDQQVFAYIREDQQHRLLVVANFSEEQIVRTLEGEVKDVILSNYDETNLDLSNLELRPYEAIVFELNK; this is encoded by the coding sequence ATGGAGAAAAAGTGGTGGCATCGATCAGTAGTATATCAAATTTATCCAAGAAGTTTTAAAGATACAAGTGGGAATGGAATTGGTGACTTAAGAGGAGTCATCGAAAAGTTAGATTACTTAAAAGAATTAGGAATTGACGTTATTTGGTTATCTCCTGTTTATCAATCACCAATGGATGATAACGGATATGATATTTCAAATTATCAGGGGATAGCACCCGAGTTTGGAACAATGGCAGATATGGACGAGTTAATCGAGCAAGCGAATCAACGAGGAATTCGTATTTTAATGGACTTAGTCGTTAATCATACAAGTGATGAACATCCCTGGTTTTTAGAAGCAAAAAAATCAAAAAATAATCCATATCGTGATTATTATATTTGGCGAGATGCATCAGAAGATGATGGAGTTCCAAATGAGTTAAATTCAACGTTTTCTGGAACGGCATGGCAGTACGATGAAACCACACAACAGTATTACTTACATTTATTTAGTAAAAAACAACCAGATTTAAATTGGGGAAATCAAAAGTTAAGAGAAGAAATTTATCAAATGATGAATTTTTGGCTTGAAAAAGGAATCGGTGGATTCCGTATGGATGTTATTGATTTAATAGGAAAAGAGATTGATCAATTAATTACAGGAAATGGTCCTCAATTACATCCATATCTTCAGGAGATGAATCAAGCGTCATTTGGAAATTATGATGTTTTAACAGTAGGTGAAACATGGGGGGCAACACCTGAAATCGCAAAGTTATACTCTGATCCAAGCCGTCATGAATTATCGATGGTTTTTCAATTTGAACATGTCTCAATTGATTGGCATCCACAGGAAGGAAAGTGGCGACCAACTACATTTGATTTTATTAAATTTAAAGAGATTATGAGTAAGTGGCAAACTTCATTAAAAGGAGAAGGATGGAATTCGTTATTTTGGAATAATCATGATTTACCTCGTATTGTTTCAAGATGGGGAAATGATCAACAATATCGTGTTCAAACCGCTAAAATGTTTGCTTCTGTTTTACATTTAATGCAAGGAACACCATATATTTTTCAAGGTGAAGAGATTGGAATGACCAATGTTCAGTTTGAATCACTAGAAGAGTATAATGATATTGAAATTCATCAATTCTATCATGATAATTTAAAAAAAGGTTATACACATGAACAGATGATGGAAGCTATTTGGAAAAATGGGCGCGATAATGCAAGAACACCGATGCAATGGGATGAATCTAAAAATGCTGGATTTACAACGGGAATGCCTTGGTTAAAAGTTAATCCAAACTATAAAACGATTAATGTTCAAAATGCATTAAAAGATAAACAATCAATTTTTTATCATTACAAATCATTAATTGAATTACGTAAAAATAGTCAGTATAGTGAGACAATTATTTATGGAGATTATCAGTTATTACTACCAGAGGATCAACAAGTATTTGCCTATATTAGAGAGGATCAACAACATAGATTATTAGTCGTCGCTAATTTTAGCGAAGAACAAATCGTGAGAACGCTTGAAGGTGAGGTTAAGGACGTCATTCTTTCAAATTACGATGAGACAAATTTAGATTTATCAAACTTAGAACTTAGACCATATGAAGCGATTGTCTTTGAATTAAATAAATAA
- a CDS encoding ECF transporter S component encodes MKNSKHLFSSTKNLVILGVFIALGTILMLIEIPYPIAPFLKFDLSELIVLLTVEVFGLIPAIIVALFKSLVNIMLGMSATPMHIGSITAFIASSTIACLYYLTKQSSYKFFRILMIIFGFTAVLTLCNYLFITPIYFGELTFLDVRDWVTLNQFIPGLPFNLGYGAAVLFTYIPFNMIKGLLVLGVYELIAPRLLEAIQKIVKINKTRLIVSK; translated from the coding sequence ATGAAAAACTCTAAACATTTATTTAGTAGCACAAAAAACTTAGTTATTTTAGGTGTTTTCATTGCCCTAGGAACAATCTTAATGCTCATTGAGATTCCGTATCCAATTGCACCGTTTTTAAAGTTTGATTTAAGTGAATTAATTGTTCTGTTAACGGTAGAGGTTTTTGGATTAATTCCAGCGATTATAGTTGCTTTGTTTAAATCACTTGTCAATATTATGTTAGGAATGAGTGCAACCCCTATGCATATTGGTTCTATTACGGCGTTTATCGCTTCTTCTACTATTGCATGTTTATATTATTTAACGAAGCAATCGTCTTATAAATTTTTTCGTATTTTAATGATTATTTTTGGGTTTACGGCTGTTTTAACACTTTGTAATTATTTGTTTATTACGCCTATTTATTTTGGTGAGTTAACATTTTTAGATGTTAGAGATTGGGTGACACTAAATCAATTCATTCCAGGACTTCCATTTAATCTAGGATATGGAGCAGCTGTATTATTTACTTATATTCCGTTTAACATGATTAAAGGATTATTAGTCTTAGGCGTTTATGAATTAATTGCACCCCGCTTGTTAGAAGCCATTCAAAAGATTGTAAAAATCAATAAAACAAGATTAATCGTGTCAAAATAA
- a CDS encoding peptidoglycan DD-metalloendopeptidase family protein, protein MKKNIIGAVLATLMFTGNHIKVAEASTLISPNVVYRVYINDEVIGLITDESDYEKLIEKRTEVLSKQYPNQEIKAPTNVRIEEEVTLLPIETIDSESVLKTIEQKANFEASTQQVTIGDKTFSVEDANVVSNTMLELMTYYTGEEDLKKIMNVETSIVPLMESGSQYVGAKIVEPVKVETTYVSPEQILTPEQTRRMMLYGQAEPKETVIFDEDSSLWYIANDHGLTEEELILLNPEVEGLKWADLLGMELDVTPLNPIVTVETEKETVNVSAIAYETEYIDDDTMLKGQTTIKQEGKDGEHLERTQVFYENGTKVSSELVEETTVSEPVNEIIIRGTKVVSGVGSGNWVWPTTTRNVTCGYLCYSGHYAIDISAYVGQPVYAADSGVIVSAGYSSGYGYNILINHKNGYYTRYAHLSSLNVSSGQTVEAGQTIGLAGNTGNSTGPHLHFEIRTNTGSQPSYAPNPLDFY, encoded by the coding sequence ATGAAGAAAAATATTATAGGAGCTGTTCTTGCTACCCTTATGTTTACAGGGAATCATATAAAAGTAGCAGAAGCCTCGACATTAATATCGCCTAATGTTGTTTATCGAGTATATATAAACGATGAAGTTATCGGACTGATCACAGACGAATCAGATTATGAAAAATTGATTGAAAAACGTACCGAAGTGTTGTCTAAACAATATCCTAATCAGGAAATTAAAGCTCCAACGAATGTACGTATTGAAGAAGAAGTTACATTATTACCTATTGAAACAATAGATAGTGAATCTGTATTAAAAACTATTGAACAAAAAGCAAATTTTGAAGCCTCGACACAACAAGTAACAATCGGGGATAAAACTTTTTCTGTAGAAGATGCAAATGTTGTTTCAAATACGATGTTAGAGTTAATGACTTATTATACAGGTGAAGAAGATTTAAAGAAAATTATGAATGTTGAAACATCGATTGTACCGTTGATGGAATCAGGATCTCAGTACGTTGGAGCTAAAATTGTGGAACCTGTTAAAGTAGAAACGACATATGTTTCACCTGAACAGATTTTAACGCCTGAACAAACAAGACGCATGATGCTATATGGACAAGCTGAACCAAAAGAAACAGTTATCTTTGATGAGGATTCATCACTTTGGTATATTGCCAATGATCATGGATTGACAGAAGAGGAACTAATTTTATTAAATCCTGAGGTCGAAGGATTAAAATGGGCGGATTTATTAGGAATGGAACTAGATGTTACGCCATTAAACCCTATTGTCACGGTTGAAACCGAAAAAGAAACGGTTAATGTTTCAGCGATTGCTTATGAGACAGAATACATCGATGATGATACGATGCTAAAGGGACAAACAACAATCAAGCAAGAGGGAAAAGATGGAGAGCATTTAGAGCGTACTCAAGTTTTTTATGAAAATGGAACAAAAGTTTCCTCTGAACTTGTAGAGGAAACAACGGTATCAGAACCTGTGAATGAGATCATCATTCGTGGGACAAAGGTTGTTTCTGGTGTAGGTAGTGGAAATTGGGTTTGGCCAACAACAACTCGTAATGTCACTTGTGGATATTTATGCTATAGTGGTCACTACGCCATCGATATATCTGCATATGTTGGACAACCTGTTTATGCTGCAGATAGTGGTGTCATTGTTAGTGCGGGTTATAGTAGTGGATATGGATATAATATTCTAATTAATCATAAAAATGGATATTATACACGTTATGCGCATTTAAGTTCTTTAAACGTATCAAGTGGACAAACGGTTGAAGCTGGACAAACGATTGGATTAGCAGGGAATACTGGAAATTCAACTGGACCACACTTACATTTTGAGATTCGAACAAATACAGGTAGTCAGCCAAGCTATGCACCAAATCCATTAGATTTTTATTAA